In Tautonia rosea, the genomic window AGCTACGGCCTTGGTCGATCCGTGGCGTTCACGTCCGATGCCGGACAAAAGTGGGCGACGGAGTGGGCGAGCTGGGAGAATTACTCCGCCTTCTGGTCGCAATTGGTTCGCTGGGCGCTTCGGCCTGTCGATCGCGGCAATCTGAATGTCTCGCTCCGTCGTGAGGAAGGGCGAATCAAGGTGGTCGTCGATGCCGTCGACGCACAGAACGAGTTTCTGAACTTCCTCCAGTTTCAGGGGATCGTGAACCGGCCGAACCGAGAACTCAACGCGCCGGGAGAATCGGTCGAACTGGTTCAGGTGGCCCCCGGCAAGTACGAAGGGACGATCGAGAACGCCGAGGCTCGTGGCAACTACTTCGTGACCCTCGGTTATCGAGGCCCCGACGGAGCGCAGGGGATTCTGACGACCGGCCTCTCCGTCCCTTACTCGGACGAGTACCGCGACCTCCGCTCCAACCCCGTCCTGCTTGAAAGTCTGGCCGATGCCACCGGCGGTGAGGTTTTCTCGTGGGTGACCAATCCCGATGGCCGCCCCAGCGGCGAGCGAACGGCCGCCCGAGCCGACGTCTTCCGACGTGATTCGAACGTCCAGCCTCCGCGCACCTATCGGCCGATCTGGCACTGGATGCTCTTTAGCGCGGCCTTGATCTTCGTCGGTGACGTGGGTGTCCGCCGCATTGCCCCCGATTTTGCCCGGATGCGACGAAGTGTTGCCGATGCGTTGAAGACGCTCCGGGGCAAGGAGGTTGCCCCCCGCGAGGAGTACATCGAGAAGCTTAAGAGCCGCAAGCTGGAGGTCGGCCAGCAGATCGACCGCTCTCGCGGAGCCACCCGGTTCGAGCCTCCCGCCTCGGCGCCGCCGACCGGTGCCGTCAGCCCAACGGCTTCAACCGGTGTTGTTCCCGATCGCCCCCGCTCGGCTCCCGAGGCGCGGCCCGGCGGCGGCCTCGGCACCGATGCTCCCACGCAGAAGCCCGGCGAGGAGTCATACACCAATCGCCTTCTCAAGGCCAAGAAGAAGGTCTGGGAAGAGCGCGAGCAGGACAAGGACAACCCCTCGGGGCGGTCCTCCTGAGTGATTACTTCCCCAAAGGCCGCCCCATCGCCCGACGTATCCGATTCTCCGGTTCTCGAAACTCGAAAGCACACGATCCCGCACCCGGAACCTCACCATGAGCGACACCGCGACGAACGACTCGATGGAAGCCCGAGCCGATGCCTTCCGCCTGGCCTACCGCCGCGTGAAGGACGAGATCGGCAAGGTGATCGTCGGGCATGACGAGATTGTTCATGGCGTCTTGACCTGCCTGTTCGTTGGAGGACACGCGCTGCTCGAAGGGGTGCCAGGACTGGGCAAGACCTTGCTCGTTCGGACCCTGGCCGACGCCGTTTCGCTCGACTTCAACCGCATCCAGTTCACACCCGACCTGATGCCGGCCGACATCCTCGGCACAAACGTGGTGATGGAAACCCCCGACGGCCGCCGCATGTTCGAATTCCAGCGCGGGCCGATCTTCTCTCAGATCATCCTGGCCGACGAGATCAACCGCGCGACACCCAAGACCCAGTCGGCCCTGCTCGAAGCCATGCAGGAGAAATCAGTCACCGTCGGCGGCACGATCCACACGCTCAAGCAACCGTTCTTTGTACTCGCGACCCAGAACCCGATCGAGCAGGAAGGGACCTACCCCTTGCCCGAGGCCCAGCTCGACCGCTTCCTGTTCAAGCTCGTCGTGGGCTACTCAACCCGAGAGGAGCTGGCCACGATCCTCGACCGCACGACCCGAGGGGAAACGCCGCACGCCGAAAAGGTCATTGATGGTGACACCTTGATGCAATGCCAAGCCCTTGTGCGAGAGGTCCTGATCGCTCCCCACGTGCAAGACTACGCCATTCGACTTGCCCTGGCGACCCACCCCGATGGACCGTTCGCCGTCGATGTCACCAATCGGTACATCCGCTGGGGGACCAGTCCGAGAGGGGTGCAAACCCTCGTGCTCGCCGCCAAGGTCCGTGCGTTGCTCGACGGGCGCTATAATGTCAGCTTCGAGGATATTCGCCGCGTCTACCTCCCGAGCCTCCGCCATCGGGTCCTGCTCAACTTTGAAGCTCAGGCCGAAGGGATCGACACAGACGAGCTGCTGCTGAAAGTGCTCGGCGCTGTTTCCGAGAAGGCTGAAGACCCGGTGGCCGCCGCCTGAGCAACGCGAGGACCTGATTGTCTCCCTGATGGTTCAACAGCCGTTGGTTTCGCCTCCTGAATCCTCCTCGACGTTGATCTTCCCAACGCTCCCCGCGTGATGCCGTTTCCATGGCCAGTCAGCACGACATTTACGACCCGCCTCCTTCCGGTACCTCCTGGATGCCGCCGAGAAACGAGCCGCTCACCTTCACCCGAGGGGATCTGGCGTGCTTGCTCGTGCTCGGTGCATTGGTTCTCAGTGGTGCGGTGGTGGCATTCGTGTTTGAAGCACTACTGGGCATTCTTGTTCTCATCGGTGGTTCGCTCGTGGTGCTGGAAAGCTGGTACACGGCCCTCGGCTTTCTCAGCCGAAGGCCCACCGACCAGACCTGGCAGCGCGTGGTGATCATCCTGGCGGCCCTGGTGCCCTGGATCGTCGGGCTTGGCCTGTCGGCGGCCTTGATGATCGGGTTGTTCGTCTTGACGGATATCGCCGCATGATCATGCCTTTCATCGCTTGTGGCCTGCGACGAAGACTTCCTGTGTCCTGAGGCGGTTCCTCAAATGTCCACCGCAACACCCTCTCCGCTGCTCGACCCCGAGTTTCTCACAAAGCTTGAGCAACTCGAATTGATCAGCAGGAAGATCTTCGTCGGCCGCATGAAAGGCGAGCGACGGAGCAAGCGGCGCGGCTCGTCGGTCGAGTTCGCCGACCACCGCAATTACTCCGTCGGTGACGATCTCCGTCACATCGATTGGAACGTCTACGGCAGGCTTGATAAGCTCTTTTTGAAACTGTTTCTTGAAGAAGAAGACCTTCATTTCTACACGCTAGTCGATACAAGCCTCTCCATGGACTTCGGAGAGCCGACCAAGCTGCACTATGCCAAGCAGGTGGCCGCGGCCCTGTCGTTTATCGGCCTGGTCAACCACGACCGAATCGTTGTCGACTCGTTCAGCAGCGTTCTTGAGCCGGGACTCTCCAGCGTTCGGGGCCGATCCCAAATGTGGCGTGTGGTGCAATACCTCGATCAACTCCAGGCCCACGGCAGCAGCGATCTGACCGCCGCCACCCGATCCTTCGCCATCAAGCACCCTGGGAAGGGGATCGTTGTCGTCATCTCCGACTTCATGGATAAGCGTGGCTATGAGGATGCGTTACGCTACCTGCTCGCCCGAGACATGGATATCTACGTCGTCCAGGTGCTCAGCCGGGAAGAAGTCGAGCCCGAACTGACCGGCGACCTGCGCCTCGTCGATTGCGAAGACGACGACGAGGCTGAAATCACGGTCAGCGCTCCGCTTCTAAAACGCTACAAGGAGACCCTCGACGCTTACGTCGGCGGCTTCCGAGAGTGGTGCACCCGACGCGGCATCTCACACATCTTTACGACCAACCACGCTCCCTTCGATAAGCTGATCCTGAATTACTTGCGCGAGCGAGGGCTCGTCAAGTGATAGCGATCGCGGAGGCCGGTCCGATGTTCCTTCTGGCTCAGGCGAACCCTCTCGGAGGGTTGAACCTTCAGTTCGACCCCCCGGTCCCCTGGTCTTCGGCCTGGGGGCCGACCTTCTGGGCGATCCTGGTTGGGGTGCCGGTCACGATCATCCTGCTCTACTTCCTCAAGCTGCGCCGAAAGCCGGTCCAGGTCCCCAGCACGTTTCTCTGGAAGCGGAGCATGGAGGATCTTCATGTCAACAGTCTCTTTCAACGACTGAGACGAAATCTCCTGCTTTTTCTCCAATTGATGACCGTGTTCCTCGTGCTCTTCGCCCTGCTCGGTCCTCAAATGAAAGGCAGCACCCGAGTCGGTCAGCGCTACGTGATCGCCATTGATACTTCCGCAAGCATGGCCGCCACCGACATCCGGCCCAATCGGCTTGACGAGGCCAGGAAACGAGCCCTCGATCTCGTCGATTCGATG contains:
- a CDS encoding DUF58 domain-containing protein, whose translation is MSTATPSPLLDPEFLTKLEQLELISRKIFVGRMKGERRSKRRGSSVEFADHRNYSVGDDLRHIDWNVYGRLDKLFLKLFLEEEDLHFYTLVDTSLSMDFGEPTKLHYAKQVAAALSFIGLVNHDRIVVDSFSSVLEPGLSSVRGRSQMWRVVQYLDQLQAHGSSDLTAATRSFAIKHPGKGIVVVISDFMDKRGYEDALRYLLARDMDIYVVQVLSREEVEPELTGDLRLVDCEDDDEAEITVSAPLLKRYKETLDAYVGGFREWCTRRGISHIFTTNHAPFDKLILNYLRERGLVK
- a CDS encoding AAA family ATPase; translation: MSDTATNDSMEARADAFRLAYRRVKDEIGKVIVGHDEIVHGVLTCLFVGGHALLEGVPGLGKTLLVRTLADAVSLDFNRIQFTPDLMPADILGTNVVMETPDGRRMFEFQRGPIFSQIILADEINRATPKTQSALLEAMQEKSVTVGGTIHTLKQPFFVLATQNPIEQEGTYPLPEAQLDRFLFKLVVGYSTREELATILDRTTRGETPHAEKVIDGDTLMQCQALVREVLIAPHVQDYAIRLALATHPDGPFAVDVTNRYIRWGTSPRGVQTLVLAAKVRALLDGRYNVSFEDIRRVYLPSLRHRVLLNFEAQAEGIDTDELLLKVLGAVSEKAEDPVAAA